The Conexivisphaera calida genome includes a region encoding these proteins:
- a CDS encoding thiamine pyrophosphate-dependent enzyme gives MVMLEEKPSHPLDAYMRTDRLPHIWCPGCGIGIALQQFLWAVKELHEEGKLDPNKIVFATGIGCTGRASGFVKFDTAHTPHGRAIPFAVGVKLANPSLIPIVFSGDGDIASIGGNHMMHAARRNFDMLVIMVNNMTYGLTGGQLAPTTPHSVYSTTTPMGNPESPIDATKVVYSISPNFVARMSITHPNLIRDTVKKALLMKGFRWIEVLSTCPEIFGRHINMRDPYELYSRLKKVVKFKKVASANDIKYDWNSEITCGVFTEKNDPSYMENYLSMYGLKEKLGVLSP, from the coding sequence ATGGTGATGCTCGAGGAGAAGCCATCGCACCCGCTGGACGCCTACATGAGGACGGACAGGCTGCCGCACATCTGGTGCCCCGGGTGCGGCATCGGGATAGCGCTCCAGCAGTTCCTGTGGGCGGTGAAGGAGCTCCACGAGGAGGGGAAGCTGGACCCCAACAAGATAGTGTTCGCCACCGGTATAGGATGCACCGGCCGCGCCTCGGGGTTCGTCAAGTTCGACACCGCGCACACCCCGCACGGCCGCGCGATCCCATTCGCGGTGGGAGTCAAGCTGGCGAACCCGTCCCTGATTCCAATCGTGTTCAGCGGCGATGGGGACATAGCGTCGATAGGCGGGAACCACATGATGCACGCCGCCAGGAGGAACTTCGACATGCTCGTGATAATGGTGAACAACATGACCTACGGGCTCACGGGCGGCCAGCTGGCGCCGACGACCCCCCACAGCGTGTATTCCACGACCACCCCGATGGGGAATCCCGAGAGCCCGATAGACGCGACGAAGGTGGTGTACTCCATATCGCCGAACTTCGTGGCTAGGATGAGCATAACTCATCCTAACCTGATACGCGACACCGTGAAGAAGGCACTGCTGATGAAGGGATTCAGGTGGATAGAGGTGCTCTCGACGTGCCCCGAGATATTCGGCAGGCACATAAACATGAGGGATCCATACGAGCTGTACTCGCGCCTGAAGAAGGTGGTGAAGTTCAAGAAGGTGGCCAGCGCGAACGACATAAAGTACGATTGGAACAGCGAGATAACTTGCGGCGTCTTCACCGAGAAGAACGACCCGAGCTACATGGAGAACTACCTGTCCATGTACGGTCTGAAGGAGAAACTGGGGGTACTCTCGCCATGA
- a CDS encoding 2-oxoacid:acceptor oxidoreductase subunit alpha, protein MKAEFLNSNQAVAEGAMAAGLGVYVGYPITPSSDMFEYLSEELPKRGGSVFQAEDEIASINALVGASLAGAKSMTATSGPGFSLMMEGIGFAAMVEAPLMIVDVMRAGPSTGIATQIGQGDIYQARWGSHGVYNLVAYAPASAQEAYDYAIKSFNAAYRVRTPVVLMTDAVLAHTRERVVLRDPGELEIVGRKAPKVAPDQYRPYRPDPEDLVPPMAFYGEGYHPIAESLSHDERGYYKTDDEIYRALVSRLVRKVEVNKSKLIASKSYYVEDADVLFVAIGSMARNLLALVRELRGRGIKAGMFRPISLWPFDDESFVAAAARASKIVTVELNQGQLYQILKGILWDNRNKVSNPTIYNLDMPLPTLPTPDEIMGEIESRGWKLW, encoded by the coding sequence TTGAAGGCCGAGTTCCTGAACTCCAACCAGGCCGTCGCCGAGGGCGCCATGGCCGCCGGGCTGGGCGTGTACGTGGGATATCCAATCACGCCGTCCAGCGATATGTTCGAGTACCTCTCCGAGGAGCTCCCGAAGAGGGGTGGCTCGGTCTTCCAGGCCGAGGACGAGATCGCGTCCATAAACGCGCTCGTTGGCGCGTCCCTCGCCGGCGCCAAGTCCATGACGGCCACGAGTGGACCCGGATTCAGCCTGATGATGGAGGGAATAGGGTTCGCCGCGATGGTCGAGGCCCCGCTCATGATAGTGGACGTGATGAGGGCCGGCCCGAGCACCGGAATAGCGACCCAGATAGGACAGGGCGACATATATCAGGCTAGGTGGGGATCCCACGGCGTCTACAATCTGGTCGCCTACGCGCCCGCCAGCGCCCAGGAGGCCTACGACTACGCGATTAAGTCCTTCAATGCCGCGTACAGGGTGAGGACGCCGGTAGTACTCATGACGGATGCCGTGCTGGCGCACACCAGGGAGAGGGTGGTCCTGAGGGACCCCGGCGAGCTGGAGATAGTGGGCCGCAAGGCGCCCAAGGTTGCGCCCGACCAGTACAGGCCGTATCGTCCCGATCCGGAGGACCTGGTGCCGCCCATGGCGTTCTACGGGGAGGGATACCACCCGATAGCGGAGAGCCTCTCGCACGACGAGAGGGGTTACTACAAGACGGACGACGAGATATACCGTGCGCTGGTCTCGCGTCTGGTGAGGAAGGTCGAGGTCAACAAATCGAAGCTGATCGCGTCCAAGTCATACTACGTGGAGGACGCCGACGTACTATTCGTCGCCATAGGCTCCATGGCCAGGAACCTCCTGGCGCTCGTCAGGGAGCTCAGGGGGCGCGGGATAAAGGCCGGAATGTTCCGCCCCATATCCCTGTGGCCATTCGACGACGAGTCGTTCGTGGCGGCCGCCGCCCGCGCGAGCAAGATAGTGACCGTTGAGCTCAACCAGGGACAGCTCTACCAGATCCTGAAGGGAATACTCTGGGACAACAGAAATAAGGTGTCGAATCCGACCATCTACAACTTGGACATGCCGCTTCCTACGCTTCCTACGCCCGATGAGATTATGGGCGAGATAGAGTCCAGGGGGTGGAAGCTATGGTGA
- a CDS encoding 4Fe-4S binding protein, with translation MVASPPKEYEIVVIGDRCKECSLCINVCPKDVLARGQRMNKKGYRATVPVKPEACVGCRVCEWACPDFALFVRPSEKAIGRVEWSDGEEVISH, from the coding sequence GTGGTCGCTTCGCCCCCTAAGGAGTACGAGATAGTGGTGATCGGCGACCGTTGCAAGGAGTGCTCACTGTGCATCAATGTCTGTCCCAAGGACGTCCTGGCCAGGGGCCAGAGGATGAATAAGAAGGGATACAGGGCAACGGTGCCCGTGAAGCCCGAGGCATGCGTCGGGTGTCGCGTCTGTGAGTGGGCTTGCCCCGACTTCGCGCTCTTCGTCAGGCCCTCGGAGAAGGCCATAGGCCGCGTGGAGTGGTCCGACGGGGAGGAGGTGATAAGCCATTGA
- a CDS encoding ABC transporter permease, whose translation MLEAFTFALKALRDRKVRSALTIIGIMIGPAAIVGITSLTGGYGAQISSQLLKLGTNTILVTPSGSYTLTQKDVQIISSMPDVAGAYPFYDVPAYINTPAGRETVSVVAIDLQGLVKTLPGLQLQSGSLPPPTEAAEAVLGYYVANPQNSQMPKYTVGDVVHLNVITPQGTVSKSFLVSGVFQEVGPTFIANLDQSIFVPLAAGRALTGNSYYTGIMVYVSSSSAINATETRIKDVYGDNVQALSTQMGISVANSIIGFLNMLLVSAAGVSLLVAFVGVTTTMYTSVVERTREIGVLKALGFSNGEVVYMFLAESMVMGLLGGLAGLALGVGVAYALTDLVPTMGRGFGGPGGSSGFSLGHVSPAFSPTTMALTLVLSVVIGLVAGLIPAYRAAKMDPVVALRYE comes from the coding sequence GTGCTGGAGGCATTCACGTTCGCGCTCAAGGCGCTCAGGGACAGGAAGGTCAGGTCAGCGCTCACGATCATTGGCATAATGATAGGGCCCGCCGCCATAGTTGGAATAACCTCGCTGACGGGGGGATACGGCGCCCAGATATCGTCGCAGCTCCTCAAGCTGGGCACGAACACGATACTGGTCACGCCCTCGGGCAGCTACACCCTCACGCAGAAGGACGTGCAGATAATCTCGTCGATGCCCGACGTTGCCGGCGCGTATCCATTCTACGACGTCCCAGCCTACATAAACACGCCTGCAGGGAGGGAGACGGTGAGCGTGGTCGCCATAGACCTGCAGGGGCTGGTGAAGACCCTCCCGGGCCTCCAGCTCCAGTCGGGATCCCTCCCGCCGCCCACGGAGGCCGCCGAGGCAGTGCTCGGATACTACGTGGCGAATCCGCAGAACTCCCAGATGCCCAAGTACACCGTGGGCGACGTGGTCCATCTGAACGTGATCACGCCGCAGGGGACGGTCTCGAAGAGCTTCCTAGTCTCGGGGGTGTTCCAGGAAGTCGGGCCCACGTTCATAGCTAACCTGGACCAGTCGATCTTCGTCCCGCTGGCGGCCGGCAGGGCGCTCACCGGCAACTCCTACTACACCGGGATAATGGTGTACGTCTCCAGCTCGAGCGCGATAAACGCCACCGAGACCAGGATAAAGGACGTCTACGGCGACAACGTGCAGGCGCTCTCGACCCAGATGGGGATAAGCGTGGCCAACTCGATAATAGGGTTCCTCAACATGCTCCTCGTGTCAGCGGCCGGCGTCTCCCTCCTCGTTGCATTCGTCGGGGTAACCACCACAATGTACACGAGCGTCGTCGAGAGGACGAGGGAGATAGGCGTGCTGAAGGCGCTGGGCTTCAGCAACGGAGAAGTGGTGTACATGTTCCTCGCGGAGTCGATGGTCATGGGCCTCCTGGGAGGGCTCGCCGGGCTGGCGCTGGGCGTCGGGGTAGCGTACGCGCTGACGGACCTCGTGCCGACCATGGGCAGGGGCTTCGGGGGCCCCGGAGGGAGTTCCGGTTTCTCCCTGGGGCACGTGAGCCCGGCGTTCTCGCCGACCACGATGGCGCTCACGCTCGTCCTCTCGGTGGTGATAGGACTCGTGGCGGGGCTCATACCGGCCTACAGGGCAGCCAAGATGGATCCGGTGGTCGCCCTAAGATATGAATGA
- a CDS encoding CARDB domain-containing protein, which produces MTRTGYAIVAMAIAVALLISTVAPAAAQSVSPVAISYYGWGTPSSPLYPSPGAGQVPYTVEVVTTPATNGVPNVVDYATLNLTGTPITNSSGGYIATAAPAQVSSNAYYLTFYLQVPSSASPGTYNATLNLYYSQTVTTTSSSGTTTTVYYYVYTDNVTATIYQRPSVAVLVSAPAIYAGHTGPLVVTVENGGNLTLDDISVAAQSSLPLVGGNSSSLAELGPGSSANFSFSVLASQVPGYYPVQVVVDYQYRGLPYSSIYYANADVISQVGSLYAYAVPSAIPYQRNDTITVHIVNGLSGAVGDVVVSVEPSQYFFVAQGYRQFQLGSMAPGASSGITLNVIPLASSPGPSDIELQASYVDPEGVQQQTVLTVPIYLEGLADVTFSQVSTSGVLYPGASVTVSGMLLNTGTDEAYYGSLYVNGSIVQSAQPEYIGNLPTNSPTPFSASFVVPSDVVPGFYTVHVTFSYQDELGHTYTVSYPLTVQVLSAPPVQPTRYEHRYPAALYALITIAVIVVVIAAVVAVAVRRRRRAPSA; this is translated from the coding sequence ATGACGCGCACAGGGTACGCTATAGTTGCGATGGCGATAGCGGTCGCGCTCCTGATCTCAACGGTCGCGCCGGCGGCGGCGCAGAGCGTGTCCCCGGTGGCCATATCATACTACGGATGGGGCACCCCGTCCTCTCCGCTCTATCCATCGCCGGGCGCCGGCCAAGTGCCATACACCGTGGAGGTTGTGACGACTCCTGCGACCAATGGCGTACCCAACGTCGTGGACTACGCGACTCTCAACCTGACGGGGACTCCCATAACGAATTCAAGCGGGGGGTACATAGCGACAGCGGCGCCGGCGCAGGTTTCATCCAACGCCTATTACCTCACCTTCTACCTGCAGGTCCCCTCGAGCGCATCCCCGGGAACCTACAACGCGACCCTGAACCTGTACTATAGTCAGACAGTAACTACCACGTCATCCAGCGGGACCACCACGACCGTGTACTACTACGTCTACACAGACAACGTCACCGCGACTATCTACCAGAGGCCATCCGTTGCGGTGCTTGTATCCGCCCCTGCCATCTACGCGGGCCACACGGGACCCCTCGTGGTCACAGTCGAGAACGGGGGCAACTTGACGCTCGATGACATATCCGTTGCGGCGCAGTCATCGCTCCCTCTCGTGGGCGGCAACTCGAGCTCGCTAGCCGAGCTCGGCCCCGGATCCTCCGCCAACTTCTCATTCTCGGTGCTCGCATCCCAGGTCCCCGGCTACTACCCGGTGCAGGTGGTCGTGGACTATCAGTACAGGGGGCTGCCATACTCATCCATCTACTACGCGAACGCTGACGTGATATCGCAGGTCGGGTCGCTCTACGCGTACGCGGTGCCATCAGCGATACCCTACCAGAGGAACGACACGATAACGGTGCACATAGTCAACGGGCTGAGCGGCGCGGTGGGCGACGTCGTGGTATCGGTGGAGCCATCGCAGTACTTCTTCGTCGCGCAGGGGTACAGGCAGTTCCAGCTAGGATCCATGGCGCCCGGCGCGTCATCCGGTATAACTCTGAACGTGATACCCCTGGCATCATCGCCGGGGCCATCTGACATAGAGCTCCAGGCATCCTACGTGGATCCCGAGGGGGTGCAGCAGCAGACGGTGCTCACGGTCCCCATCTACCTCGAGGGACTGGCGGACGTGACGTTCAGCCAGGTGTCTACGTCAGGCGTCCTTTACCCCGGCGCCTCCGTCACCGTGTCCGGCATGCTGCTCAACACGGGCACGGACGAGGCGTACTACGGCTCACTGTACGTCAACGGCTCCATAGTGCAGAGCGCCCAGCCCGAGTACATAGGGAACCTGCCCACGAACTCGCCCACGCCCTTCAGCGCATCATTCGTCGTGCCGTCCGACGTCGTCCCGGGGTTCTACACGGTACACGTGACGTTCTCCTACCAGGATGAGCTGGGCCACACCTACACGGTCTCATATCCGCTCACCGTGCAGGTGCTCTCCGCCCCGCCGGTCCAGCCCACGAGGTACGAGCACAGATATCCGGCCGCGCTCTATGCGCTCATCACGATAGCCGTGATAGTGGTGGTCATAGCGGCGGTCGTGGCGGTAGCAGTGCGCCGCCGCAGGAGGGCACCCTCGGCTTGA
- a CDS encoding ABC transporter ATP-binding protein has translation MQPAADYAIYLDSVRKVYGGAVPTVALDDVTLGVRRGEFISIVGPSGSGKSTLLNIMGALDRPTSGRVYIAGRDVSRLPDDELSRVRNRYIGFVFQAFNLITRMSVVENVELPLVARGMRTSERRRRAMEALKLLGVDHLWAKSPRFLSGGEQQRVAIARALAQDPEFVLADEPTGNLDSKNSDVVMRALMDVNRRTGKTVIMVTHNMELAAMTDKIYRIRDGRIEGVETPQREVASA, from the coding sequence GTGCAGCCCGCTGCCGACTACGCGATATATCTGGACTCGGTGAGGAAGGTGTACGGGGGCGCAGTGCCGACCGTGGCGCTCGACGACGTGACGCTCGGCGTCAGGAGGGGCGAGTTCATCTCAATCGTGGGGCCGTCCGGCTCCGGGAAGTCCACGCTCCTGAACATAATGGGCGCGCTCGACAGGCCCACGAGCGGAAGGGTGTACATAGCGGGGCGGGACGTCTCCAGGCTCCCGGACGACGAGCTCTCGAGGGTGAGGAACCGCTACATAGGGTTCGTGTTCCAGGCCTTCAACCTGATAACTCGCATGAGCGTGGTGGAGAACGTCGAGCTCCCCCTCGTGGCCAGGGGCATGCGGACCTCGGAGAGGAGGAGGCGCGCCATGGAGGCGCTGAAGCTCCTCGGGGTCGATCACCTTTGGGCGAAGAGCCCCAGGTTCCTCAGCGGCGGCGAGCAACAGAGGGTCGCCATAGCGAGGGCGCTCGCGCAGGACCCGGAGTTCGTGCTGGCGGACGAGCCCACCGGGAACCTGGACTCGAAGAACTCGGATGTGGTGATGCGCGCCCTGATGGACGTGAACAGGAGGACCGGTAAGACGGTGATAATGGTCACCCACAACATGGAGCTGGCCGCGATGACGGACAAGATCTACAGGATAAGGGACGGTAGGATAGAGGGCGTGGAGACCCCTCAGAGGGAGGTGGCCAGCGCATGA